A single window of Anomaloglossus baeobatrachus isolate aAnoBae1 chromosome 9, aAnoBae1.hap1, whole genome shotgun sequence DNA harbors:
- the LOC142250537 gene encoding uncharacterized protein LOC142250537 isoform X1, which produces MNEAESRGESLYLSIGVLAVTAGSLLLSIQYYSIGASAPLIPTTALGVLLLISAAILGYSGIRKIRGNVSLWVSFYWTVSALWSGYGVNLILRGTNVISVSDMRNALVPGLVAFFLGLLIIGVVGILQKETLLALMSVALSLSSIHEIVLFYDSRVGSSAVACNYLIVVLLGIYFSGGRTLHSITKGQVMLPGTDITNKSNEPGSDGSSKAAFIAAGLILNMAASSVFGCRLLGITSSLFVGQVAWLWTAAVYQAVICIFSYRHYHMLEATHFAFFSILRFAEGYSLLYQFLNTSQLHYPLPFLVVFSILFFVLTLFTSIQSPIEAIYLLFYVAYCIALASNPKGFFHGGPQGVNIAIYIVSAITVLITLYNAKSSTTIPTGEGIIRKLFLSNNMFKLRQDKDINEPYLGYSKYGDAEILAHACNILAAFAMTMPGSPGEPLVTVVLPWVVVAGGLYNLICGSVAFSRGKTLESSAFILYGVMWVIWGISRYSGVYDTSRGFNTAVGIICFLLFNSFLVLSTLFLSKAWFVYTLTFQLILISFLLDALNVLPQGYDIAVTIIFGLAGFYLFLSTLHNTTFETPLIPVGSPIIKISGFTNDRSTCPHLISTRTSSVQKIAEIMKNGGICGVPTDTVYVLVAACNHPEAVERAYKTKRQAQDRPMSLWISSLQQLEPAKHLLSPLLWDFMEAAWPSSISLVIPRGPWLDVLGARDSAKYIGTPQSIAIRIPDCSVTTHLIDMVGPIAVTSANPSGEADTTHHNQVYAKLGDKVDGVLCDGASPENIASTVVDCTKIDAGNIAFFRVGIVPKSQVLQILDQVQMKHKKGLINGGFSGSTEEITQKMQGSNNQTDVRPPTNSEDNGSASYDNEGFTAEDDPQGN; this is translated from the exons GAATGAAGCTGAGAGCAGAGGAGAATCGCTGTATCTCAGCATTGGGGTGCTGGCTGTTACTGCAG GCAGTTTACTTCTCTCAATACAATATTACAGTATTGGAGCGTCTGCTCCTCTTATACCCACAACTGCCCTGGGCGTCCTCCTCCTGATATCGGCAGCTATTTTAGGATATTCAG GAATCCGGAAAATACGAGGAAATGTTTCCCTGTGGGTCTCCTTTTACTGGACGGTGTCAGCTCTGTGGAGTGGATATGGCGTCAACCTGATCCTGAGGGGAACCAACGTCATCAGCGTCTCTGACATGAGAAATGCCCTAGTTCCTGGCTTAGTCGCCTTCTtcctggggctgctcattattggGGTGGTGGGGATCCTTCAGAAGGAAACTCTTCTTGCTTTGATGTCTGTGGCTCTTTCTCTTTCCAGCATTCATGAAATCGTTCTCTTCTATGATAGTAGAGTCGGCTCCTCGGCAGTTGCATGTAATTATCTTATAGTTGTGCTCCTTGGGATATACTTCTCCGGTGGCCGGACGCTCCATAGCATCACCAAAGGGCAGGTTATGTTACCAGGAACAGACATAACTAATAAAAGCAATGAGCCAGGATCTGATGGCTCCAGTAAGGCAGCATTCATAGCTGCGGGCCTCATTCTTAACATGGCGGCCTCTAGTGTGTTTGGCTGCCGGCTCCTGGGAATAACCAGTAGTCTTTTCGTTGGTCAGGTAGCCTGGCTGTGGACGGCGGCGGTCTACCAGGCCGTTATCTGTATCTTTTCATACCGTCATTATCACATGCTAGAGGCTACACATTTTGCCTTTTTTTCCATCTTGAGATTTGCTGAAGGCTATTCTCTACTGTATCAGTTCCTAAACACAAGTCAGTTACATTACCCCCTTCCATTCTTGGTGGTTTTCTCCATACTATTTTTTGTCCTCACTCTGTTTACAAGTATTCAGAGTCCTATAGAAGCAATATATCTATTGTTTTATGTCGCCTACTGCATTGCATTAGCTTCTAACCCAAAAGGATTTTTTCATGGTGGACCCCAAGGAGTTAATATCGCAATATATATAGTTTCAGCCATTACAGTTCTCATCACTTTATATAATGCAAAGTCTTCTACAACGATCCCAACAGGTGAAGGCATTATCAGGAAACTATTCCTCAGCAATAACATGTTCAAGCTCCGTCAAGATAAAGATATAAATGAGCCCTACCTTGGTTATTCCAAGTATGGCGATGCAGAAATCCTCGCCCACGCATGCAATATTTTGGCTGCCTTTGCCATGACTATGCCGGGGAGCCCGGGTGAACCTTTGGTTACGGTTGTCTTGCCGTGGGTTGTGGTGGCTGGAGGACTTTATAATCTCATCTGTGGGTCTGTAGCTTTCTCCCGAGGTAAGACACTAGAAAGCAGTGCCTTTATTCTGTATGGGGTGATGTGGGTGATCTGGGGGATTTCCCGGTATAGTGGGGTCTATGACACAAGCAGAGGCTTCAACACGGCCGTAGGAATTATATGTTTCCTTCTCTTTAATAGTTTTCTTGTTCTCAGCACACTTTTCCTGTCTAAAGCCTGGTTTGTGTACACTCTCACCTTCCAGCTTATCTTAATCAGCTTTCTTCTTGATGCTCTCAATGTGCTCCCTCAAGGCTATGATATCGCTGTTACTATTATATTTGGCCTTGCTGGATTCTACTTATTTCTTTCCACTCTTCACAATACCACTTTTGAGACTCCCCTGATCCCAGTTGGCAGCCCCATTATCAAAATTAGTGGTTTTACCAATGACAGATCAACATGTCCTCACCTGATTTCTACAAGGACCAGCTCAGTCCAAAAGATTGCAG AAATCATGAAAAATGGCGGTATATGTGGCGTCCCTACCGACACGGTGTACGTACTGGTGGCCGCCTGCAATCACCCGGAGGCAGTGGAGCGGGCGTACAA GACAAAGCGTCAGGCTCAGGATCGGCCGATGTCTCTGTGGATATCAAGCCTACAGCAACTGGAACCGGCCAAACATCTGCTCAGTCCTCTGCTCTGGGACTTCATGGAGGCGGCTTGGCCCTCGTCCATCAGTCTTGTGATCCCAAGAG GACCATGGCTGGATGTTTTAGGAGCTCGTGACTCTGCAAAATACATAGGAACCCCTCAGAGCATTGCTATCCGGATCCCCGACTGCTCAGTGACCACTCACCTCATTGATATG GTCGGCCCCATTGCAGTGACGTCCGCCAATCCTTCTGGAGAAGCCGACACTACTCATCACAACCAAGTCTATGCAAAATTAGGAGACAAG GTTGATGGCGTTCTGTGTGATGGGGCGTCCCCCGAAAATATCGCTTCTACTGTGGTAGATTGCACAAAGATAGACGCTGGTAACATCGCATTCTTCAGAGTCGGCATCGTGCCCAAGTCACAG GTTTTACAAATATTAGACCAAGTTCAGATGAAGCACAAAAAGGGTCTCATTAATGGGGGATTCTCTGGATCCACAGAAGAAATCACACAGAAGATGCAGGGGTCTAATAACCAGACAGACGTGCGGCCCCCGACCAACTCTGAAGATAACGGATCTGCGTCATATGATAACGAGGGCTTCACAGCAGAGGATGATCCCCAGGGAAATTAA
- the LOC142250537 gene encoding uncharacterized protein LOC142250537 isoform X2, translating to MRKGSEPDHPRIRKIRGNVSLWVSFYWTVSALWSGYGVNLILRGTNVISVSDMRNALVPGLVAFFLGLLIIGVVGILQKETLLALMSVALSLSSIHEIVLFYDSRVGSSAVACNYLIVVLLGIYFSGGRTLHSITKGQVMLPGTDITNKSNEPGSDGSSKAAFIAAGLILNMAASSVFGCRLLGITSSLFVGQVAWLWTAAVYQAVICIFSYRHYHMLEATHFAFFSILRFAEGYSLLYQFLNTSQLHYPLPFLVVFSILFFVLTLFTSIQSPIEAIYLLFYVAYCIALASNPKGFFHGGPQGVNIAIYIVSAITVLITLYNAKSSTTIPTGEGIIRKLFLSNNMFKLRQDKDINEPYLGYSKYGDAEILAHACNILAAFAMTMPGSPGEPLVTVVLPWVVVAGGLYNLICGSVAFSRGKTLESSAFILYGVMWVIWGISRYSGVYDTSRGFNTAVGIICFLLFNSFLVLSTLFLSKAWFVYTLTFQLILISFLLDALNVLPQGYDIAVTIIFGLAGFYLFLSTLHNTTFETPLIPVGSPIIKISGFTNDRSTCPHLISTRTSSVQKIAEIMKNGGICGVPTDTVYVLVAACNHPEAVERAYKTKRQAQDRPMSLWISSLQQLEPAKHLLSPLLWDFMEAAWPSSISLVIPRGPWLDVLGARDSAKYIGTPQSIAIRIPDCSVTTHLIDMVGPIAVTSANPSGEADTTHHNQVYAKLGDKVDGVLCDGASPENIASTVVDCTKIDAGNIAFFRVGIVPKSQVLQILDQVQMKHKKGLINGGFSGSTEEITQKMQGSNNQTDVRPPTNSEDNGSASYDNEGFTAEDDPQGN from the exons ATGCGGAAGGGATCGGAGCCCGACCATCCTC GAATCCGGAAAATACGAGGAAATGTTTCCCTGTGGGTCTCCTTTTACTGGACGGTGTCAGCTCTGTGGAGTGGATATGGCGTCAACCTGATCCTGAGGGGAACCAACGTCATCAGCGTCTCTGACATGAGAAATGCCCTAGTTCCTGGCTTAGTCGCCTTCTtcctggggctgctcattattggGGTGGTGGGGATCCTTCAGAAGGAAACTCTTCTTGCTTTGATGTCTGTGGCTCTTTCTCTTTCCAGCATTCATGAAATCGTTCTCTTCTATGATAGTAGAGTCGGCTCCTCGGCAGTTGCATGTAATTATCTTATAGTTGTGCTCCTTGGGATATACTTCTCCGGTGGCCGGACGCTCCATAGCATCACCAAAGGGCAGGTTATGTTACCAGGAACAGACATAACTAATAAAAGCAATGAGCCAGGATCTGATGGCTCCAGTAAGGCAGCATTCATAGCTGCGGGCCTCATTCTTAACATGGCGGCCTCTAGTGTGTTTGGCTGCCGGCTCCTGGGAATAACCAGTAGTCTTTTCGTTGGTCAGGTAGCCTGGCTGTGGACGGCGGCGGTCTACCAGGCCGTTATCTGTATCTTTTCATACCGTCATTATCACATGCTAGAGGCTACACATTTTGCCTTTTTTTCCATCTTGAGATTTGCTGAAGGCTATTCTCTACTGTATCAGTTCCTAAACACAAGTCAGTTACATTACCCCCTTCCATTCTTGGTGGTTTTCTCCATACTATTTTTTGTCCTCACTCTGTTTACAAGTATTCAGAGTCCTATAGAAGCAATATATCTATTGTTTTATGTCGCCTACTGCATTGCATTAGCTTCTAACCCAAAAGGATTTTTTCATGGTGGACCCCAAGGAGTTAATATCGCAATATATATAGTTTCAGCCATTACAGTTCTCATCACTTTATATAATGCAAAGTCTTCTACAACGATCCCAACAGGTGAAGGCATTATCAGGAAACTATTCCTCAGCAATAACATGTTCAAGCTCCGTCAAGATAAAGATATAAATGAGCCCTACCTTGGTTATTCCAAGTATGGCGATGCAGAAATCCTCGCCCACGCATGCAATATTTTGGCTGCCTTTGCCATGACTATGCCGGGGAGCCCGGGTGAACCTTTGGTTACGGTTGTCTTGCCGTGGGTTGTGGTGGCTGGAGGACTTTATAATCTCATCTGTGGGTCTGTAGCTTTCTCCCGAGGTAAGACACTAGAAAGCAGTGCCTTTATTCTGTATGGGGTGATGTGGGTGATCTGGGGGATTTCCCGGTATAGTGGGGTCTATGACACAAGCAGAGGCTTCAACACGGCCGTAGGAATTATATGTTTCCTTCTCTTTAATAGTTTTCTTGTTCTCAGCACACTTTTCCTGTCTAAAGCCTGGTTTGTGTACACTCTCACCTTCCAGCTTATCTTAATCAGCTTTCTTCTTGATGCTCTCAATGTGCTCCCTCAAGGCTATGATATCGCTGTTACTATTATATTTGGCCTTGCTGGATTCTACTTATTTCTTTCCACTCTTCACAATACCACTTTTGAGACTCCCCTGATCCCAGTTGGCAGCCCCATTATCAAAATTAGTGGTTTTACCAATGACAGATCAACATGTCCTCACCTGATTTCTACAAGGACCAGCTCAGTCCAAAAGATTGCAG AAATCATGAAAAATGGCGGTATATGTGGCGTCCCTACCGACACGGTGTACGTACTGGTGGCCGCCTGCAATCACCCGGAGGCAGTGGAGCGGGCGTACAA GACAAAGCGTCAGGCTCAGGATCGGCCGATGTCTCTGTGGATATCAAGCCTACAGCAACTGGAACCGGCCAAACATCTGCTCAGTCCTCTGCTCTGGGACTTCATGGAGGCGGCTTGGCCCTCGTCCATCAGTCTTGTGATCCCAAGAG GACCATGGCTGGATGTTTTAGGAGCTCGTGACTCTGCAAAATACATAGGAACCCCTCAGAGCATTGCTATCCGGATCCCCGACTGCTCAGTGACCACTCACCTCATTGATATG GTCGGCCCCATTGCAGTGACGTCCGCCAATCCTTCTGGAGAAGCCGACACTACTCATCACAACCAAGTCTATGCAAAATTAGGAGACAAG GTTGATGGCGTTCTGTGTGATGGGGCGTCCCCCGAAAATATCGCTTCTACTGTGGTAGATTGCACAAAGATAGACGCTGGTAACATCGCATTCTTCAGAGTCGGCATCGTGCCCAAGTCACAG GTTTTACAAATATTAGACCAAGTTCAGATGAAGCACAAAAAGGGTCTCATTAATGGGGGATTCTCTGGATCCACAGAAGAAATCACACAGAAGATGCAGGGGTCTAATAACCAGACAGACGTGCGGCCCCCGACCAACTCTGAAGATAACGGATCTGCGTCATATGATAACGAGGGCTTCACAGCAGAGGATGATCCCCAGGGAAATTAA